In Nicotiana tabacum cultivar K326 chromosome 21, ASM71507v2, whole genome shotgun sequence, one DNA window encodes the following:
- the LOC107774887 gene encoding proteasome subunit beta type-6-like, whose translation MDFSVEDSISEFDKTNRNMKCTGHYFLIQLSKFGMEMDRLLPHSTETSILVLGANSRTSTGMYMTSRLSNKITQLAHNVYVCADDAQIVAGYVRHFRIQLVQPTTVKSAANFEGSLVDGTNMKGVQYSCWGNSTVLEPQRFAIEGCESSYLHGFLNRSWREGMSQEEAEKLAMNAVSLAIARHGGAMLLPNAIQSSNNKLTKSRMSNPRRLVTNY comes from the exons atgGATTTTTCTG ttgaagATTCTATATCTGAATTCGATAAGACCAATAGGAATATGAAATGCACCGGTCACTATTTCCTAATACAG CTAAGTAAATTTGGCATGGAGATGGACAGATTGTTGCCACATTCTACGGAAACCAGCATCCTTGTTCTCGGCGCTAACTCCCGCACCAGTACTGGAATGTATATGACGAGTAGGCTTTCTAATAAGATAACTCAGCTAGCTCATAATGTCTATGTTTGCGCTGACGATGCACAAATAGTTGCAGGTTACGTTCGCCACTTTCGAATTCAACTTGTCCAGCCAACTACTGTCAAGTCAGCTGCAAACTTT GAAGGATCGTTGGTGGACGGGACAAATATGAAGGGGGTACAATATTCCTGTTGGGGGAACAGCACAGTATTGGAGCCGCAACGTTTTGCTATTGAAGGATGTGAATCTAGTTATTTGCATGGTTTCTTGAACCGATCATGGAGGGAAGGGATGAGtcaagaagaagcagaaaaactGGCTATGAATGCGGTGTCCCTTGCCATTGCACGACATGGTGGTGCTATGTTGCTACCAAACGCTATACAGTCGTCAAATAATAAattgactaaaagtcggatgtcgaatcCACGAAGACTTGTTactaactattaa
- the LOC107804100 gene encoding scarecrow-like protein 21: MDAHHFYDYGVTGSDLSYSSYPTISSLPNRPSGTSKFDSENSPISPLANYFDSETFTTLSNCQEQHSSTENLSGASSSSNSSLDYNNYFHRPSSSPDCLPEGLLVFSGGNAVLQNAVHSQNMQHALLQLESALMGPDEEVTKSSPSYGGNRAAQTSNQRSRAWTNESKVLHQNETQRSQISLFAKSGNGIRSQEQNKVLDNLPLHGLPSSNLKQLLIACARVLADNKLDDFEVLVTKARSTVSITGDPIQRLGAYIVEGLVARKELSGTTIYRSLRCKEPAGNDLLSYMHILYEICPYLKFGYMAANGAIAEACRNENYVHIIDFQIAQGTQWMTLLQALAARPGGAPYVRITGIDDPVSQYARGDGLAAVEKRLSAISEKFNIAVEFNAVPVFAPEVTKAMLDVRPGEAVAVNFPLQLHHTPDESVDVNNPRDELIRMIKSLCPKIVTLVEQESNTNTAPFFPRFLEALDYYHAMFESIDVTLARDRKERINVEQHCLARDIVNVIACEGKERVERHELLGKWKSRFMMAGFRQYPLSSYVNSVIKDLMRRYSEHYTLVEKDGAMLLGWKERNLISASAWY, from the coding sequence ATGGATGCGCACCATTTTTATGATTATGGTGTGACTGGAAGCGATTTGTCATACTCTTCATATCCTACTATTAGTTCTCTACCAAATAGGCCGTCTGgaacctcgaaatttgattcagAAAATTCGCCAATTTCGCCACTTGCAAACTATTTCGACTCTGAGACCTTTACCACATTAAGTAATTGCCAGGAGCAGCACAGCTCTACAGAAAATCTTTCAGGAGCTAGTTCTTCCAGTAATTCTTCGCTGGATTATAACAATTATTTCCATCGTCCAAGCTCCTCCCCGGATTGTCTTCCGGAAGGTCTGCTGGTTTTCTCTGGTGGAAATGCTGTTCTTCAGAATGCGGTTCACAGTCAGAACATGCAACATGCTCTGCTGCAGTTGGAGTCTGCTTTAATGGGGCCAGACGAAGAAGTCACAAAATCTAGCCCTTCTTATGGTGGAAATAGGGCGGCACAAACATCAAATCAGAGGTCTAGGGCGTGGACCAACGAATCCAAGGTTTTGCATCAAAATGAAACTCAACGATCACAAATTTCCTTGTTCGCCAAGTCAGGCAATGGAATTCGAAGTCAGGAACAGAACAAAGTACTAGACAACTTGCCCTTGCATGGTCTTCCCTCTAGCAATCTGAAGCAGCTGCTTATAGCATGCGCCCGAGTTCTTGCTGACAACAAACTAGATGATTTTGAAGTACTGGTTACCAAGGCAAGGAGTACTGTGTCCATTACTGGAGATCCAATCCAGCGTCTTGGTGCTTACATTGTAGAAGGGCTAGTAGCAAGAAAGGAGTTATCTGGAACCACCATATACAGGAGTTTGAGGTGCAAGGAACCGGCTGGAAATGACTTGCTCTCCTACATGCATATCCTCTATGAAATATGTCCTTACCTAAAGTTTGGCTACATGGCTGCAAATGGTGCCATAGCAGAAGCATGCAGAAACGAAAATTACGTCCACATTATTGACTTCCAAATTGCACAGGGGACCCAGTGGATGACTCTCTTACAAGCTCTTGCTGCAAGACCCGGCGGTGCCCCCTATGTACGCATTACAGGAATTGATGATCCAGTTTCACAATATGCTCGGGGAGACGGATTGGCAGCAGTGGAGAAACGACTATCAGCAATTTCTGAGAAATTCAACATTGCAGTAGAGTTTAATGCAGTGCCAGTTTTTGCTCCAGAAGTCACTAAGGCTATGCTTGATGTAAGGCCTGGTGAGGCTGTGGCAGTAAACTTTCCTTTGCAACTTCATCACACCCCTGATGAGAGTGTTGACGTGAATAACCCAAGGGATGAGCTTATTAGGATGATAAAGTCGCTTTGCCCCAAGATAGTCACTTTGGTTGAGCAAGAATCAAATACAAACACGGCCCCATTTTTCCCTAGGTTTTTAGAAGCTCTGGACTACTACCATGCAATGTTCGAGTCAATAGATGTGACCCTAGCGAGGGACAGGAAGGAGCGGATCAATGTGGAGCAGCATTGTTTGGCTAGGGATATAGTGAATGTCATAGCATGCGAGGGCAAGGAAAGGGTGGAACGTCACGAGCTACTGGGGAAGTGGAAATCCAGGTTCATGATGGCAGGTTTTCGGCAATATCCTCTGAGCTCTTATGTGAATTCAGTGATAAAGGACCTCATGAGGCGTTACTCGGAGCATTATACACTAGTGGAGAAAGATGGGGCTATGCTGTTGGGGTGGAAGGAGAGGAACCTAATCTCTGCATCTGCTTGGTACTAG